One Candidatus Neomarinimicrobiota bacterium DNA segment encodes these proteins:
- a CDS encoding GIY-YIG nuclease family protein, with protein MKISLVILRSRLIPKRYIGITNNLTTRLKKHRTPNSRVYRMLGDFDLINTENHPDYNSARKRELLSLDYYELN; from the coding sequence ATGAAAATTAGTTTGGTTATATTGAGAAGTAGATTGATCCCGAAACGATATATTGGTATTACCAATAACTTAACCACCCGTTTAAAAAAGCATCGTACTCCAAATTCAAGAGTGTATCGAATGCTTGGGGATTTTGACTTAATTAATACTGAAAATCACCCGGATTATAATTCGGCGCGAAAAAGAGAACTTTTAAGTTTGGATTA